In Miniphocaeibacter halophilus, the following proteins share a genomic window:
- a CDS encoding BlaI/MecI/CopY family transcriptional regulator, whose protein sequence is MADYKLGLMEMKFAELIWQHEPIASGELVKLCKKEFEWKKSTTYTMLKRLIEKEIFQNNNSQVTSLISLEEFKAKQSEEFIEEEFEGSLPKFLTAFTSKNKLTEKEIAELQKLIDENRS, encoded by the coding sequence ATGGCAGATTACAAATTAGGTTTAATGGAAATGAAATTTGCTGAATTAATTTGGCAACATGAGCCAATTGCTTCAGGAGAATTAGTTAAATTATGTAAAAAGGAATTTGAATGGAAAAAATCCACAACCTACACAATGTTAAAACGTTTAATAGAAAAGGAAATCTTTCAAAATAATAATAGTCAGGTAACATCCCTAATAAGCTTAGAGGAATTTAAGGCAAAACAAAGTGAAGAATTTATAGAAGAAGAATTTGAAGGGTCCCTACCTAAATTTCTAACAGCCTTTACTTCAAAAAACAAATTAACAGAAAAAGAAATTGCAGAACTACAAAAATTAATTGATGAAAATAGGAGTTAA
- a CDS encoding GNAT family N-acetyltransferase: MQENIVIRNFKEEDLNIIMEIWLSSNLEAHSFIDEKYWKENFQYVKKILPKANIKVAMLDNKIVGFIGIVNSYIAGIFISKKFRNLGIGKLLLQEAKENYKRLSLDVYRKNERAYKFYLDNGFIVKEEKIDKVNNEIEYFMVYEKNHRRH; the protein is encoded by the coding sequence ATGCAGGAAAATATTGTAATTAGAAATTTTAAAGAAGAAGATTTAAATATTATTATGGAGATTTGGTTAAGTTCCAATTTAGAAGCCCACAGTTTTATAGATGAAAAGTATTGGAAGGAAAACTTTCAATATGTTAAAAAAATACTTCCAAAGGCAAATATAAAAGTTGCTATGTTGGATAATAAAATAGTTGGTTTTATTGGAATAGTAAATTCTTATATAGCAGGGATTTTTATTAGTAAAAAGTTCAGAAACTTAGGAATTGGAAAATTATTATTACAAGAGGCCAAGGAAAACTATAAGAGGCTTTCCCTAGATGTATATAGGAAAAACGAAAGGGCCTATAAATTCTATTTAGATAATGGATTTATTGTCAAAGAAGAAAAAATCGACAAAGTAAATAATGAAATTGAATATTTTATGGTATATGAGAAAAATCATAGAAGGCATTAA